The region GATTGGGGTCCAGCAGACAATGAAGgccgccaccaccaccagaaCCATGCGGGTGATCCGCCGGAGGTTCCTGTCTTTCTCCTTGGAGCCGGAGAGCAGGCGCACATTCTTCAGCCGGAGGATCATCAGACCATAACAGATAGTGATGACCAGGACTGGCACCACAAAGGCGAAGATAAACACGCAAAGCTTTGTCACCATGTCCCAGTACCACTCCGGCGTAGGAAAATTCAATGTGCAGACTGTGTTACCTGGGGAATTGAAACCATTAAAAGTTTAGTAGAGGGGAAACGTGGAGCAACTAAGACAAGCTAATAAAACCCAGCCCAAACGTAGCCTCATTTGGGGGGAAAATGACTTCCTTCAACAAAATTACCAGAGGCATTCAGAGCACTTGCCACTAAAGCTGCTAAGAAGCCTACAAGGAGTGCTGACAAGTACGTATTTTATATAATGAGGATAATTCCCTGCATTTTGCAGCAGCAAGAAAAAgtccctcacctttctctgtcACCTTGGTAACAGCCATAACCATTATGGGGACTCCGATGGCAGAGGAGAGGATCCAGATGCAGACATTGATGAGCTTGGCTTTTGCGGGTGTGCGGAAGTCCAGGGCTCTGACTGGGTGGCACACGGCGATGTATCGATCCACACTCATCATGGTGAGAGTGAAGATACTGGTGAACATGTTGTAGTAGTCGATGGCGATGATCACTTTGCACAGCAGCTCGCCAAAGGGCCACGTGTTCATCAGGTACTTGGCACTCTGGAAAGGAAGAGTGCTGGTGGCCAAAGCGTCAGCCAGAGCAAGGTTAAAGATATAGATGTTGGTGGCTGTCTTCATCTTGGTGTACCTAATTTGAAAGAAGAAAAGGACGCAAAATACTTCAAATAGATGTCAAATCaaattgtttgtttattttatcatcCCTGGGTCAGTTTTATTGTGCTTACTCTTACTTTAGTTTGCAGAGCTGGAGTCTTTGGATGTCTTTCTGCTATTATATTACAATATGGAGCGTCATGGATGACGACGATTGCCATTATATTCTTGCAGGGTCAGAAAGTGTTTGTCCATTTCCACTCTCAGTTCACTGATCTGTATTTGCCCAGAAAGCGTACTCAGTTTGTGAGAGAGAATATTTCATGCATAATATGCATAATATTGGTGTGTACAATACGTTATGAAGCTTTCTGCCTGGCTGTACCCTGAATAATTAATCAGATGTCACTGCATATAAGATGACAGGAGGAGGAACACCGAGCGCAAACGGATCTTGTTGTAAAACAGCTTTGTCTCATTAGCCACTAAATTAGTAAAAGAAAATAATTAGCAAAAGAACTGCATCAGCTACCTGCATGTGAACATGAAACCGAACTTCCAGATTTGGTGTAGGTTGCGTGGGGTATGGTTAGTTTTGGATGGTTGCTTAAAAAAAACCACCAGGACATCTTCTTTGAATTCTTATTGGGCAGATCATCACCGATGACCCACACACGGGTGGGTGCTGACATTTGGCCGGCCATTTAGTGATGCACTCTGAGACATCATTCGACAGTATGACAGTGGTTGCTTGTTTCTGATTAAGTTATAGGTCTGAACCATTTCACTGACAGCACTCATGAAGCAGGAGGCTGCGCTTAGAAGAAGGTATAGATGAGCGGGTGACACTTTCATATGTCTTCTTGATAAATAAACAGATCACATGTTGTGCATATTGACGTTACTTAAAGCTATTTTCAAATCACCGGGGCAAATGTCTCGGAGCCTTCTGATTCCTTTTAAGTCAAATATGCCCATCCACATTAAAGACCACATTTTGCACTCGTTTCAGGGACTTTGGAAACAGTGCTAATAATTACTCAGGACGAAAGAGGATGGGGATTTAGTCATAGCATCACTTGTGGATTCGCACGCACCCTTTGCAAGGGTCTAGCTGCAGACATGTTGTCACGACTGATCACTGTCCCTTAAGGCACCTCAATCATTACATTTAATCTAGTGGCGAGAGACCAATTACAATTATTTTCCACGCAGACTAATGTTTCCGTCCTCCGCTCCTAGAGTCTTGAAACCAATATTGGGCTCAATTAAATCACACCGAATTGAAGATCATTAGTAGCAAGTCCATATGGGGATACATTTAAAACAAAAACCTTTGGCCTGCCGGTGTTTTAGAATTTTCGGAGTCCCCAGCAAAACccgaccccctccccccttgtcGTGAGTCTAGGTTAagttaagctaagctaaccctGACCCCTAAACCCCCCACCCACCATCACCctaacgagcccccccccccaactctaacCGTAACCCGTTCACGCCAAGGGGAGCCAGATTCTGCGGGGGAGTCAACACTGGTCCTTCCATAGACACCCACGCGCATGCCCACACAGCCATAGTGCGCGAGAGGTGCATAGGAGAACATGTTGGTGTGCCTAATAAGTATGACACAGCCACTTAAGTGTAATAGCAGAATACTGCATATCACCACATAGCATACAGATGAATATTCGTAGGAGTGCAGAGCGACAATGTAGTAGAAATATCAAACGTGTCATCGTCAAAACTGaacgcaaaaaaaaagaaaaaataaatcatgtgtatttgcgttttttttttttgtcctttaacAGGATtcagtcatctctctctcttgtttaatTGTCCCGATGGCACTTTCTTACCTCACCACCCCGAACATGACGAGGACGTTCCCCAGCAGTCCCACCACGCAGACGAGGGAGTAGAGAGCCGTTATGCACACCGCCGTCACCACACTCGCCGCGTCCCTGCCGCTCAACGTGCCGGTCTCGTTAGTTGCGGACGCGTCGTCAAACAGCGTGACATTGGACGGAAACGCTGAGTTCGGGTACGAGTCTGCAAAATCCCCGTCGGTAAGAGTAGGGAACTCCATTTCTTGTTGAAATTAGGATGAATTATGTGCAGGAATCTTTGCCCAAAAAAAATCCTGTAAATTGCAGAAGCTGGCGGCGCGCACCTGaggtgaagagaggagggggGCGGAAAAGCTTAAATGTTGCACAGATGCGCATGAAAAACTGGATGGCCAACCTCTGAAGCTCCCAGAAGAGGCTGTGgaacatcgctctctctctctctctctctctctctctctctctctctctctctctctctctctctctctctctctctctctctctctctctctctctctctctctctctctctctcgtctgcgGTGTTACGCGCAATTACGAACGAGCAGCCTGTGGCAAGGTGCGCCCGTGCACAGCGCTGCTGGCTGGTTTTATCCGATTCCAGCCCGACCTGAAGCCACACCGTTTGCCAAAATACACtggtaagattaaaaaaaaacaaaaatgttgcGTTTTGTTTTATTTGAAGTACATCATAACAAACAGGGTTACTGACCGGTCCCATCAATCTACTGTATGAAACACGTGATGGATGAAGTGATGTCAATCATCACATCTGAGAAACCTTGAGTGATTAATGGAAAGATATCCCATTTGCTGTAGGCTAATACGTTTTTGGAGAAATTAATTTgtagatttttttcttcttcgcttTGATAAGTGTTACTGTAGCGGGTCTGTGCCTGACTTGTCCCTCCCACCCGGCATGGTGTGGCTGTGTAGAGGAAGCAGGCCTCGCTGTGATCTGGAAGCTGGACAACTCCGTTCACGTCACAACAATAGCTGGGCCACGAAGCCCATAAGTGAAAACCCTCTTTGTTGCACCTTTACAGCTTAATTGAAGGTGCCGGCCTCAGCTTCTTTTTTTCCCATTCTCCGTGGACTTCATGGACTCCATGTTCTCTGGCTGTGGCACTCCATTAGTGAACTGCCCCCACAAGGCAGTCAACGAAATTACTAAGCCAAACCACGGAGGTGATGCAAATATCTGTCAGCAGCGGAGCGTTGGCATGAGGGGGCTTAAAGGTCACCCTCGCTAAGCGTTATTTACTCTGCACTTTAATTGTATGAGCTGTGTTTATATTGGTTATGTGCCTGTACATCACagatgcacatgtacacacaacacacacactcccacggcAGTAgctgaggaggtagagcaggttgtttgataactggagggttgccggttcgatcctcagctccccctggcaaaactgtgGAAGTGtctctgagcaagacacctaacccctaactgctcccaatgagctggttgttaccttgcatgggcgtgcgtgcatatgtgcgtgtgtgtgcgtgtgtgtgcgtgtgcgtgtatgtgtgtgtgcgtgtgtgtgagaatgtcagGCGTTAACTAACtgcaaagtgctttgagtggctgttgcagctagaaaaacgtTAGGCTaagatgcagtccattt is a window of Lampris incognitus isolate fLamInc1 chromosome 9, fLamInc1.hap2, whole genome shotgun sequence DNA encoding:
- the oprd1b gene encoding opioid receptor, delta 1b → MEFPTLTDGDFADSYPNSAFPSNVTLFDDASATNETGTLSGRDAASVVTAVCITALYSLVCVVGLLGNVLVMFGVVRYTKMKTATNIYIFNLALADALATSTLPFQSAKYLMNTWPFGELLCKVIIAIDYYNMFTSIFTLTMMSVDRYIAVCHPVRALDFRTPAKAKLINVCIWILSSAIGVPIMVMAVTKVTEKGNTVCTLNFPTPEWYWDMVTKLCVFIFAFVVPVLVITICYGLMILRLKNVRLLSGSKEKDRNLRRITRMVLVVVAAFIVCWTPIHIFIIVKTMVEIDQKNPMVVVSWHLCIALGYTNSSLNPLLYAFLDENFKRCFKDFCLPYRSRVEQNSFTRARNTTQEPTSVCAPGGSVRKPV